One stretch of Cedecea neteri DNA includes these proteins:
- a CDS encoding fimbrial protein encodes MKNIFICSASIIILSLASVISRVNAAMYVYPMEVSVGMNGTSKIKVISQDTDVQFIRVSLKQVLNPGTKEESEKETLADNPAGLIITPRKIALSSASERVVRLVSVEPPQKETTWRAYFESVNENNFLDQDKYGKGSNNANVGVNIVWGALIHVAPKSVTASLKINPKNGKVFNDGSIRIPVKEVGECHRDGQCQWTKKIVTVYPDMEVDIPKMTFSHSKTYRIKYFNWITKKMEEAPLSASQTN; translated from the coding sequence ATGAAGAACATTTTTATTTGTTCAGCATCCATTATTATCCTGTCGTTAGCGTCCGTTATCAGTAGGGTAAATGCTGCCATGTATGTCTACCCCATGGAGGTTTCCGTAGGGATGAATGGCACATCAAAAATAAAAGTAATATCTCAGGATACTGATGTTCAGTTTATTAGAGTAAGCCTCAAGCAAGTGCTTAACCCTGGCACAAAGGAAGAGAGTGAGAAAGAAACGTTGGCCGACAATCCTGCGGGACTCATTATTACGCCACGAAAAATAGCCCTGTCTTCAGCCAGTGAGAGAGTTGTGAGACTTGTTTCCGTCGAGCCGCCACAAAAGGAAACCACATGGCGAGCTTATTTTGAAAGCGTAAATGAAAACAATTTTTTGGATCAAGACAAATATGGAAAAGGCAGCAACAACGCCAACGTTGGCGTGAATATTGTCTGGGGAGCATTGATCCACGTTGCGCCTAAAAGTGTGACCGCGAGCCTAAAGATAAATCCAAAAAACGGCAAGGTTTTTAATGATGGAAGCATCCGTATTCCTGTCAAAGAGGTGGGAGAGTGTCATCGGGATGGCCAGTGCCAATGGACAAAAAAAATCGTCACCGTCTATCCGGATATGGAAGTAGACATTCCGAAGATGACCTTCTCACACTCGAAAACATATCGAATTAAATATTTCAACTGGATTACTAAAAAAATGGAAGAAGCTCCATTGTCTGCATCGCAGACGAATTAA
- a CDS encoding CS1 type fimbrial major subunit → MKNKLNLLCLGGILATTFCANAVQRDITVTADIDPTVDVTNADGSPLPSSVAMQYLPGKGLAAHKENIKFWSNKEDKALSVSLANTPALTDANGSNAIPLSVSVNGTKLSTTPITLEYATAFPSGIANGSSTMPLVIAQDNPGPVTAAGSYTGIVSMVVTQATAPAEKPGGNK, encoded by the coding sequence ATGAAAAACAAACTTAACCTGCTCTGCTTAGGCGGTATTCTGGCAACCACTTTTTGCGCTAATGCTGTACAAAGAGATATTACAGTAACAGCAGATATTGACCCGACGGTTGACGTTACCAATGCTGATGGCTCTCCTCTCCCTTCTTCCGTTGCGATGCAATATCTGCCGGGGAAAGGACTTGCGGCACATAAAGAAAATATTAAATTCTGGTCGAATAAAGAAGATAAAGCACTCAGCGTCAGCCTGGCGAATACCCCCGCCCTGACAGATGCTAATGGCAGCAATGCTATTCCATTAAGCGTGTCTGTTAACGGTACAAAATTGTCTACCACCCCTATCACTCTGGAATACGCCACTGCCTTCCCGAGCGGGATTGCTAACGGTTCTTCAACCATGCCTCTGGTGATTGCACAGGACAATCCAGGGCCAGTAACGGCAGCGGGTTCTTACACTGGGATCGTAAGCATGGTGGTCACGCAGGCCACTGCCCCAGCAGAAAAGCCAGGTGGAAATAAGTAA
- a CDS encoding TcfC E-set like domain-containing protein, with protein sequence MNMRSLPVFFLFFAYSASCTLHASMRIPQGFEELARGQTVLTDVYIYGQPLGVFQTHVDLESVQFLQPDAVASAINKIYPDNPDLNAMLHKELKKRFNRNSKLSCSSSGGTPGCDFLKTDSADIIYDENNARTILFISSHYLPEKKQKNIYYVSSVESRNAFIHQQNINFVTDRHYQSASVQGNGSLGITDNGYLNVDWNWQGQRSGKESTHDTAINNAYFRQDFLKRFYMQAGVMDSRDVFSNSGGNINLSQLPLGKMRGIRVGSTLAWVNMDNVSSGTPVNIFLSREARVDAYRDRQLLASFYLKSGPQELDTRSFPMGSYTLTLRVYEDNQLVRTETVPYTGLGGFSSITPQWFVQAGSPDTDDTPENDTDKQVIQAGLKLPINNNTALTAGTALFNSASYWEGAIDWSHGFDSVWLDGLLTSRASYLHGSEGSRGNIQQLNYNDGFSLSFYRSAMSAAQCNAQGLHRYSFNGCYKSTNVMLSVPLEKWYGTLGYSLNSNQGRYVYRRDLVDYDPHNPAGVPWEKIYQTHSRSRTWQAGVTRTFNIRDINLTSSLNAFIRNESAFNAQDKGIFITLSFSGSRNDVGGKRRSFSGGASWQASKQGNTQLGYNAAYSQYGDESGENETGISLNGVNTDNVTSSVYGRMGGQYGTGSLTLSDAWDRTTSGHILNSSGNYSSSLILDRQGFVVGRWSGGAPSSAITVNVEQDSEPEKSRVNVSVDNSGRSDVQSNSRALFTVPGYRESTIDVTESQASTAGISSEISKGTGARKVFMTPGKTFNREVKVDARYTWLGRLMDNDRRPLEGAIPLNVMSWTPLGRGNFTLETASNIKTLYVMKDNAYWQCRMNVSVVRDVIRYVGTTSCQRTELASLPAAEQKQAELMTAGMTQQTKSTAMNKE encoded by the coding sequence ATGAACATGCGGTCTTTACCTGTTTTCTTTTTATTTTTCGCTTATTCAGCATCATGCACGCTTCATGCATCCATGCGCATCCCACAGGGTTTTGAGGAACTAGCCAGGGGACAGACGGTTCTCACCGATGTTTATATCTATGGTCAGCCTCTGGGGGTTTTCCAGACTCATGTAGACCTCGAAAGCGTCCAGTTTTTACAACCCGACGCGGTCGCTTCCGCCATCAATAAAATATATCCGGATAATCCTGACCTCAACGCAATGCTGCATAAAGAACTAAAAAAACGTTTCAACCGTAACAGCAAGCTTTCATGCAGCAGCAGTGGCGGCACGCCTGGGTGCGACTTTCTCAAAACGGATTCTGCCGACATTATCTATGACGAAAATAATGCCAGGACTATCCTGTTTATAAGTAGCCACTATCTCCCGGAAAAAAAGCAGAAGAATATTTATTACGTTTCCAGCGTAGAAAGTCGCAATGCTTTTATTCACCAGCAAAATATTAATTTTGTGACAGACAGGCACTATCAGTCAGCTTCTGTGCAGGGCAATGGTTCACTGGGTATTACCGACAATGGTTACCTGAATGTTGACTGGAACTGGCAGGGACAACGTTCGGGCAAGGAAAGCACCCATGATACCGCCATCAATAATGCCTACTTCAGGCAAGATTTTTTAAAGCGGTTTTATATGCAGGCCGGCGTTATGGATTCGCGGGATGTTTTCAGTAACAGCGGTGGGAATATCAACCTTAGCCAGTTGCCGCTGGGGAAAATGCGTGGGATACGAGTCGGCTCCACCCTCGCCTGGGTCAATATGGATAATGTCTCCTCCGGTACACCGGTCAATATTTTTCTGTCCAGAGAGGCAAGAGTTGATGCTTACAGAGATCGTCAGCTACTCGCTTCATTCTATTTAAAGTCCGGACCACAGGAACTCGACACCCGTTCATTCCCGATGGGCAGCTACACATTAACCCTCCGGGTATATGAGGATAATCAACTGGTAAGGACCGAGACGGTGCCTTATACCGGCCTGGGCGGTTTTTCATCCATCACCCCGCAGTGGTTTGTCCAGGCGGGTTCACCGGATACGGATGACACGCCTGAAAACGACACCGACAAGCAGGTTATTCAGGCCGGGCTCAAATTACCGATAAATAACAATACTGCCCTGACTGCCGGTACGGCACTGTTTAATAGCGCCAGCTACTGGGAGGGCGCTATTGACTGGTCACATGGTTTTGACTCGGTCTGGCTGGACGGTCTTTTGACGTCAAGAGCGAGCTATCTGCACGGTAGCGAAGGATCAAGAGGCAATATTCAGCAACTCAATTACAACGATGGGTTTTCCCTGAGCTTTTATCGTAGTGCGATGAGTGCAGCTCAATGTAACGCCCAGGGGCTGCACCGGTACAGTTTTAACGGCTGCTATAAAAGTACAAATGTGATGCTTTCAGTCCCGCTTGAAAAATGGTACGGCACGCTGGGTTATTCGCTTAACAGTAATCAGGGCCGCTATGTCTACCGCAGGGATTTGGTCGATTATGATCCCCATAACCCGGCGGGTGTTCCATGGGAAAAGATTTATCAGACCCATTCCCGCAGCAGGACCTGGCAAGCGGGTGTCACACGTACTTTTAACATCCGTGATATCAACCTCACCTCCAGCCTGAATGCTTTTATAAGAAATGAAAGCGCGTTTAACGCTCAGGACAAAGGCATCTTTATCACATTATCTTTCTCCGGCAGCCGGAATGACGTGGGCGGAAAGCGCCGTTCATTCTCTGGGGGAGCTAGCTGGCAGGCCAGTAAACAAGGTAATACCCAACTCGGGTATAACGCAGCCTATAGCCAATATGGCGATGAGAGCGGTGAAAATGAGACGGGTATATCACTCAATGGCGTGAACACCGATAACGTTACGTCTTCAGTTTATGGGCGTATGGGAGGCCAGTACGGCACGGGCTCACTGACCCTAAGTGATGCATGGGATCGCACGACAAGCGGGCACATTCTCAATAGCAGCGGCAATTACAGCTCGTCACTGATCCTCGATCGGCAAGGGTTTGTTGTCGGCCGCTGGAGCGGTGGAGCCCCATCTTCGGCAATAACCGTCAATGTGGAACAAGACAGCGAGCCAGAAAAGTCACGCGTGAATGTGTCAGTAGATAACAGCGGCAGAAGTGACGTCCAGAGCAACAGCCGGGCGCTCTTTACCGTTCCCGGTTACAGGGAAAGCACGATTGATGTCACTGAGTCACAGGCCTCCACCGCAGGTATAAGCAGTGAGATAAGCAAAGGAACGGGTGCAAGAAAAGTCTTTATGACACCGGGAAAGACATTTAACAGAGAAGTGAAAGTCGATGCCCGTTATACATGGCTTGGCAGATTAATGGATAACGACAGGCGGCCGCTGGAAGGGGCCATTCCATTAAATGTTATGTCATGGACACCTTTAGGTAGGGGCAACTTTACGCTTGAGACAGCAAGCAATATTAAGACCCTTTACGTAATGAAAGACAACGCTTACTGGCAATGCAGAATGAACGTTAGCGTGGTGCGGGATGTTATTCGCTATGTGGGGACAACATCATGCCAACGCACAGAGCTGGCAAGTTTACCTGCAGCCGAACAAAAACAGGCTGAGTTAATGACCGCAGGAATGACGCAACAGACCAAATCCACGGCTATGAACAAGGAGTAG
- a CDS encoding CfaE/CblD family pilus tip adhesin, which translates to MCLILEPHKKQTPEILSNSFIKFIFLMSTTIFYGLYTPTLRADEIAPSSHDFNVEVTMDKASLPNSVIIFDNVFGGMSSPGGSANSAEVNKNRNNTLTCYTRTDPSNGSCPTNPYWGNGKTGPLFDGKLVLRFSNEKAGKTVDLTLDGAKRIPSLLKVSLWNATTYTSDNPITFSLKINRSELLKLTPGTWNAHLIMYLTKWVKDCPAPGKNQASQGCSGSRFGSWNSTISLTITDYGTQQIYFPEYGASTPLVDLGLRIKKFGDRTAMADAHRTIDMCLYDGSNSSSNQISLLFTDEGKQAPGRKTGEFSIYAPGASTDPDKRLDYNLSVINPLTGGAQTVKNGVPIIWTGVSADEGKVKTKLVNLPGVNGLAQCVPAPLTFRVPEFKISSKSQGRYSGTLKVVYTPTTQSWRDDVKK; encoded by the coding sequence ATGTGCCTTATTTTAGAACCCCACAAAAAGCAAACACCTGAAATTCTCTCGAACTCTTTTATCAAGTTCATATTCTTGATGTCTACAACGATATTTTATGGTCTGTACACGCCTACACTGCGGGCCGATGAAATAGCGCCTTCCTCGCATGACTTTAATGTCGAAGTCACAATGGATAAAGCATCGCTACCAAACTCAGTAATTATCTTTGATAATGTTTTTGGTGGCATGTCCTCCCCAGGCGGAAGCGCCAATAGCGCTGAGGTTAATAAAAATAGAAATAATACTTTAACTTGTTATACGCGTACCGATCCTTCAAACGGATCATGCCCAACAAATCCATATTGGGGTAATGGAAAAACTGGCCCTCTTTTCGATGGAAAATTAGTATTGCGTTTCAGTAATGAGAAGGCCGGAAAGACTGTAGATTTAACGCTCGATGGTGCAAAGAGAATCCCCTCTTTACTTAAAGTAAGCCTCTGGAATGCCACGACTTATACTTCTGACAACCCTATTACATTCTCACTGAAGATAAATCGCTCGGAGCTTTTAAAGCTAACTCCGGGGACATGGAATGCACATTTAATAATGTATCTGACTAAATGGGTTAAAGATTGTCCAGCTCCGGGGAAAAATCAGGCGAGTCAGGGATGTAGCGGCAGCAGATTTGGCTCATGGAATTCAACTATATCGCTAACAATAACCGACTATGGCACACAGCAAATTTATTTCCCTGAATATGGCGCATCAACGCCCTTAGTTGACCTTGGGCTAAGAATAAAAAAATTTGGCGATCGCACGGCCATGGCTGATGCACACAGGACAATAGATATGTGTTTATACGATGGGAGCAACTCAAGTTCAAACCAGATAAGTCTGTTATTCACGGATGAAGGAAAACAGGCCCCGGGAAGAAAAACCGGAGAGTTTTCAATATACGCGCCGGGTGCATCCACAGATCCTGACAAACGGCTTGATTACAATCTTTCTGTTATCAACCCCCTTACAGGCGGGGCGCAAACAGTTAAAAATGGCGTGCCAATTATCTGGACCGGCGTAAGTGCAGATGAAGGGAAAGTTAAAACTAAACTGGTTAATCTGCCTGGCGTAAACGGCCTGGCTCAATGCGTGCCGGCACCATTAACCTTCAGAGTGCCGGAGTTCAAAATATCATCAAAGAGCCAGGGGCGTTACTCCGGAACGCTTAAGGTAGTTTATACCCCCACCACGCAATCATGGCGAGATGACGTTAAAAAATAA
- a CDS encoding NAD(P)/FAD-dependent oxidoreductase: MNISRRKLILGGGAICAAGAVAGVLPPMLKQEGRLVAGKPRYGFVSGTEGNIPKAADVVVIGAGILGIMTAINLTKKGLSVVILEKGNIAGEQSSRFYGQLITYKMEGQTFMLHHLGKQHWREMNAMIGADTSYRTQGRVEVPFDDDDLDNVTKWIARKKEEVGGTNPLQTRIIEGNELKRRLTGAVSTWKVAGFEEDSGSLDPEIATFKIAEYAKRLGIRIYTQCAARGIETQGGAVSDVVTEKGSIKTARVVLCGGAWSRLFMQNLGVDLETLPAYQSQQLISGTVGLPGGNVALPGNLFFREQADGTYATSPRIEVIPIVEDSFKYGYKYLPLLAQPDAAVHLSINEQLLNSFKQKKNWKLDEISPFESNRDMVALPDVKDLDRSLARLRAEFPAFNHSTVIDRWSGAMAVAPDESPIISAVQECPGLVVNTATSWGMTESPVSASIAADILLGDTPVLDPKAFSLYRF; the protein is encoded by the coding sequence ATGAATATAAGCAGGAGAAAATTAATATTAGGCGGGGGGGCTATATGCGCTGCAGGTGCGGTAGCCGGAGTCCTTCCCCCCATGCTCAAACAAGAGGGAAGACTGGTCGCAGGCAAACCAAGATATGGTTTTGTTTCGGGCACAGAAGGTAATATTCCAAAGGCAGCGGATGTCGTCGTCATTGGCGCGGGCATACTCGGGATTATGACAGCGATAAATCTGACCAAAAAAGGATTATCCGTTGTTATTCTGGAGAAAGGCAATATTGCAGGGGAGCAATCATCTCGTTTTTATGGCCAGCTTATTACCTATAAAATGGAAGGCCAGACATTCATGCTCCATCATCTGGGGAAACAGCATTGGCGTGAGATGAATGCCATGATCGGGGCAGATACCAGCTACCGAACCCAGGGGCGAGTTGAAGTCCCCTTTGACGACGACGACTTAGATAATGTGACGAAGTGGATTGCCCGGAAGAAGGAAGAAGTCGGCGGCACGAATCCTCTTCAAACCAGAATTATCGAGGGCAATGAGTTAAAACGGCGTCTGACCGGAGCTGTTTCAACCTGGAAGGTGGCAGGTTTTGAAGAGGATTCCGGCAGCCTCGATCCTGAAATTGCGACCTTCAAGATTGCCGAGTATGCCAAAAGACTTGGGATCAGAATTTATACGCAGTGTGCCGCCCGGGGGATTGAAACCCAGGGCGGTGCTGTTTCCGATGTGGTCACCGAAAAAGGCTCGATAAAAACAGCTCGCGTTGTACTCTGCGGTGGGGCATGGTCCCGTTTATTTATGCAAAACCTCGGCGTGGACCTGGAAACGCTGCCGGCATATCAGTCTCAGCAATTGATTTCAGGCACAGTAGGGCTGCCTGGCGGGAATGTTGCCTTACCGGGTAATCTGTTTTTCCGCGAACAGGCTGATGGAACCTATGCTACCTCGCCTCGCATTGAGGTCATCCCTATCGTCGAAGACTCATTTAAATATGGCTATAAATATCTGCCCCTGCTGGCTCAGCCCGATGCCGCAGTCCATCTGTCAATTAACGAGCAATTGCTCAACTCATTTAAGCAAAAAAAGAACTGGAAGCTGGATGAAATATCGCCCTTCGAGAGCAACAGGGATATGGTTGCCTTGCCGGATGTCAAAGATTTAGACAGGTCACTTGCCCGACTAAGGGCAGAGTTTCCTGCTTTTAACCATTCGACAGTGATTGACCGATGGAGTGGCGCTATGGCCGTCGCGCCGGATGAGTCACCTATTATTTCTGCCGTTCAAGAATGCCCGGGGCTGGTGGTTAACACGGCCACAAGCTGGGGGATGACTGAAAGCCCTGTTTCCGCCTCTATTGCCGCAGATATTCTGCTGGGGGACACGCCTGTACTGGATCCTAAAGCATTTAGCCTTTACAGATTTTAA
- a CDS encoding TIGR00645 family protein encodes MERLIENLLCASRWLLAPVYFGLSLALVALTIKFFQEIVHVLPDILLIAESDLILLLLSLVDMALVGGLLVMVMLSGYENFVSRLNVKHLSEKLNWLGKVDSTSLKNKVAASIVAISSIHLLRVFMDAGNFNDGKIMWYVIMHMTFVLSAFAMGILDKITRKV; translated from the coding sequence ATGGAGCGTTTGATTGAGAATCTGCTTTGTGCATCGCGCTGGTTATTAGCCCCGGTATATTTTGGGCTGTCATTGGCGCTTGTGGCATTAACGATTAAGTTTTTTCAGGAAATAGTGCATGTATTACCGGATATCCTGCTGATTGCGGAGTCGGATCTTATCCTGCTGCTGCTGTCGCTTGTAGATATGGCCCTGGTGGGAGGGTTATTGGTTATGGTCATGCTCTCCGGCTATGAGAATTTTGTCTCTCGCCTTAACGTTAAACACCTCAGTGAAAAGCTGAACTGGTTAGGGAAGGTTGACTCTACCTCGCTGAAAAATAAGGTTGCTGCTTCTATTGTCGCGATTTCATCAATCCATCTGCTACGGGTCTTTATGGATGCCGGTAACTTTAATGATGGGAAGATAATGTGGTATGTCATCATGCATATGACATTTGTCCTTTCAGCCTTTGCCATGGGGATTCTGGATAAAATAACGCGTAAGGTGTGA
- a CDS encoding phosphate-starvation-inducible protein PsiE codes for MWFGMFSSLKIKWTDVFTALIRGMLNISLCFVGLILTIFLLREGSYMAAMLYNNTSEKSSYDLIEALVTYFLFFEFVALIVVYFKSGCHFPLRYFIYIAITAIIRLLIVDHSSAQDTILYCASIFILSTILLFTKSKKIEP; via the coding sequence ATGTGGTTTGGTATGTTTTCATCACTAAAAATAAAATGGACAGATGTCTTTACCGCGCTTATCCGCGGCATGCTTAACATAAGCCTCTGTTTTGTCGGCCTGATCTTAACAATCTTCCTTCTGCGGGAAGGGAGTTACATGGCCGCGATGCTCTATAACAATACCTCAGAGAAATCCTCATATGATTTGATTGAGGCTCTGGTGACGTATTTTCTATTCTTTGAGTTCGTTGCGCTGATAGTGGTTTACTTTAAATCCGGATGCCATTTCCCATTAAGGTATTTTATCTATATTGCCATCACGGCAATAATACGATTGTTGATTGTGGATCATTCCAGCGCTCAGGACACCATCCTGTATTGTGCATCAATTTTCATTTTGTCTACCATTTTACTATTCACTAAAAGTAAGAAGATAGAGCCATAA
- a CDS encoding WbuC family cupin fold metalloprotein: MKQITFSDLQKQSEQAANSPRLRAHRNLHPELSDPVQRLAIAMEPGTYVRPHRHPHTFELLTSLSGRFLVLNFDDNGNVTHRVVLGEDCKVLETEAGTWHAVLSLDKGGVIFEVKHGAYRPVAEQDMAPWAPAENEPGTAELMKWYALAQVGDGGFSL, from the coding sequence ATGAAACAAATTACGTTCAGCGATCTACAAAAACAAAGCGAGCAAGCCGCAAACTCTCCTCGCTTACGTGCCCATCGTAATCTCCATCCTGAATTGAGCGACCCTGTTCAGCGCCTGGCTATTGCTATGGAGCCGGGGACCTATGTTCGCCCTCACCGTCACCCGCACACGTTTGAGCTGCTGACGTCCCTTAGCGGGCGCTTTTTGGTATTGAATTTTGATGACAATGGCAACGTGACCCACCGCGTTGTGTTAGGTGAAGACTGCAAGGTGCTGGAGACGGAGGCTGGGACCTGGCATGCGGTGTTGTCGCTGGATAAAGGTGGGGTTATTTTTGAGGTAAAACATGGGGCGTACCGGCCTGTAGCTGAGCAAGATATGGCCCCATGGGCACCTGCCGAAAACGAGCCGGGAACGGCTGAGTTGATGAAATGGTATGCCCTGGCGCAAGTGGGGGATGGCGGTTTTTCCCTGTAA
- a CDS encoding ABC-three component system middle component 2, whose amino-acid sequence MSEMPVAEGNFEQRPFNTPLEYGFRALFILSAAGNVAMDLQRVVSYDYLLVHTSDVAGGPKSLHPAVPHRGTELLVKRSAIQEGLHLMLSRELIKVVFAAEGILYQASELTGRFVQLLKSQYAKELAERAFWITKQFCEYTDEELASYISQNVGQWGSEFDRLTAIDLLDL is encoded by the coding sequence ATGAGTGAAATGCCAGTAGCTGAAGGAAACTTTGAACAAAGACCTTTTAACACTCCGCTAGAGTATGGATTCCGAGCGCTGTTCATATTATCTGCAGCGGGAAATGTAGCAATGGACCTACAAAGGGTAGTTTCGTATGACTACCTTCTTGTGCATACCAGTGACGTAGCTGGGGGACCCAAAAGCCTTCACCCAGCAGTTCCTCATCGGGGAACAGAGCTTCTTGTTAAACGAAGCGCAATTCAGGAAGGGCTGCATTTAATGCTATCAAGAGAATTGATTAAGGTTGTCTTTGCTGCCGAAGGGATTTTATATCAGGCTTCCGAGTTAACAGGAAGGTTTGTGCAGCTTTTAAAGTCACAGTATGCAAAAGAGCTTGCAGAACGTGCCTTCTGGATCACAAAGCAGTTCTGTGAATACACGGATGAAGAACTTGCTTCATACATATCTCAGAACGTGGGGCAATGGGGTTCTGAATTCGACCGATTGACCGCAATAGACTTACTGGATTTATAA
- a CDS encoding ABC-three component system protein has product MKQNSNSTLSGLSAPTTWPGVNARLLGLGVGLPIDPLDRLAQFSAAEFERFTLEWASEYLAGQQYVNEVQQRGGAGDKGRDIVVWLDSSDAVPRRWHLYQCKHYDANLGLSKAGIEIAKVLYYTFIKDYSVPTEYHFVTHKGVTSPFQDLLDDPTKLKKEMLSGWATFSKPITSKHSIDLTPELEKYIKDFDFSIFHAKQPIDILAEHSKTSFHLMVFGAPLIERDPPAKPPSSVAPIETVYIGQLFSVISDDIKTKVQDLVDFQSNISHVKLFERSRITFYCSEGLKELARDQMANQEFFNSLLEEFDDGLYHYTSELTGTPLVRLKNTVKAAQTLQLGAHPLAIHVTSKDREGMCHQLANTNLINWCNP; this is encoded by the coding sequence ATGAAACAGAATTCAAATTCGACGCTTAGCGGACTTTCTGCTCCTACAACTTGGCCGGGTGTGAACGCTCGTTTGCTTGGGTTAGGTGTGGGGCTTCCAATAGATCCCCTGGATCGTCTGGCACAGTTTAGTGCCGCCGAATTTGAAAGGTTTACACTCGAATGGGCCTCTGAATACTTAGCTGGTCAGCAATATGTCAACGAAGTACAACAACGTGGCGGGGCGGGAGATAAAGGCCGAGATATTGTCGTATGGCTTGATTCATCGGATGCTGTTCCTCGAAGATGGCACTTATATCAATGCAAACATTATGATGCCAATTTAGGCCTTTCTAAGGCAGGCATCGAAATTGCAAAAGTTCTTTATTATACTTTTATCAAGGACTATTCAGTACCTACTGAATACCATTTTGTTACACACAAAGGGGTAACATCGCCATTCCAAGACCTCCTAGATGATCCAACAAAACTCAAAAAGGAAATGTTATCCGGATGGGCAACTTTTTCAAAGCCAATTACATCGAAACATAGTATTGACTTAACCCCTGAACTTGAAAAATATATTAAAGATTTTGATTTTAGTATTTTTCATGCAAAACAGCCTATTGATATTCTTGCTGAACACAGTAAAACCTCTTTTCATCTTATGGTGTTTGGTGCACCGTTGATTGAGCGGGACCCACCAGCGAAACCACCATCATCTGTGGCTCCCATAGAGACTGTTTATATTGGACAACTCTTTTCAGTTATCAGCGACGATATCAAAACCAAGGTGCAAGATTTAGTTGATTTTCAATCAAATATCAGCCATGTAAAACTCTTTGAACGGTCTCGAATAACTTTTTATTGCTCGGAAGGACTGAAAGAACTCGCTAGGGATCAGATGGCAAATCAAGAGTTTTTTAATTCTCTACTCGAAGAGTTTGATGACGGTCTGTATCACTACACCTCAGAGCTGACAGGGACTCCACTCGTTCGGTTAAAAAATACTGTTAAGGCCGCTCAGACACTGCAACTTGGTGCGCACCCACTTGCCATTCATGTAACGAGTAAGGATCGTGAAGGTATGTGCCATCAACTAGCCAATACTAACTTGATTAATTGGTGCAATCCATGA